The DNA region CAGCACAGAGCAACATCGTCACGCAGATTAACAGCGGGGTGAACTCCTATCCTCCACTGCAATCTATATCTACTCTGGCTGCTCACAGCACAGAGCAACTTCGCAACGCAGATTAACAGTAAAAATTGACAAACTGCGGCACTAAAGCCCTACCACAGCGGATGAGTAGATTACATCGCAGTAGCGGCAATTATCAAAAATTGGCAGAACCAAAAATAGTACAGAATTATGAGCGAACAAGTTTTTAACATCTCCACACTTAATGGTACAAACGGCTTTACTATCATCAATGGACCGATTCATGATGACCACTTAGGCTACTCAATTAGCAACGCTGGAGACGTTAACGGTGACGGCATCGATGACATAATTATTGGCGCTCCCCTAGATGATCCCAATGAGGAAAATAATGCAGGAAGCAGCTATGTAGTATTTGGTACTAACCAAGGCTTTCCTACCACCATAGATATCTCCACCCTAAATGGGATCAACGGCTTTACTCTAATCGGTGGTACAGAAGGTGACGGATCAGGCCATTCAGTCAGTGCAGCAGGAGATATTAACGGCGACGGTATCGACGACCTAGTGATCGGCGCACCCTTTGCTGACCCAAATGGTGAGAGTTCTGGGGCTGCATACATAGTATTTGGCAAAAATAGCTTCAGTTCCACCCCTACTATCAACCTTTCCAGTCTTAATGGTACGAACGGTTTTATTATCAACGGACTGGCTGCGGAAGACGAATTAGGCTATAAAGTCAGCAATGCGGGGGATATCAACAAGGACGGCTTTGATGATCTAATTATCGCCGCTCCCAACGTCTACAGCAATCCCAACGGTCAACCTGGAAAGGCTTACGTAATATTTGGTCAGAGTAACTTTAATTCCAACTTCGACCTCACCAGTCTGAATGGTAGCAACGCCTTTGTCATCAACGGACTGACTGCGAACGACGAATTAGGCTTTGCGGTCAGCAGTGCTGGAGACGTTAATAATGACGGTATTGATGACCTCATTATTGGCGCACATTATGCCGACCCCAATGGTAGCAGATCCGGGCGGGCATACATAGTATTTGGCAGCGAAGAACAATTTTCATCAACCCTTGACCTCTCCAGTCTTAACGGCAGCAACGGCTTTATCATCAACGGTCAAGATGATGAGGAATTAGGCTTCTCCGTTAGCAGTGCAGGGGACGTTAATAATGACGGTATTGATGACATAATTATTGGCGCACCCTTTGCCCATCCCAATGGCGTAACTCATGCTGCTGGAATCAGTTATGTAGTATTTGGTAAAGATGGTAACTTTGAACCCATCTTAGATCTTTCCACCCTTGATGGTAATAACGGCTTTGCCATCAAAGGCATTGGAGAATCTGACAACTCAGGCTGGGCTGTTACTGGTGTGGGAGATGTCAGCGGCGATGGTATCGACGACTTCATCATCAGCGCCAACAATGCAGATCCCAATGGTGAGAGTTCTGGCCAGAGCTACGTAATATTTGGTAAGAACAACTTTGGGTCCTCCATCAATCTTGCCGATATTGATGGCACTAACGGCTTTGTCATCAACGGCAAATCTGTGTGGGATAACTTAGGTCATTCAGTCAGCGGTGGAGGAGATGTAAACGGTGACGGTATCCGTGACCTAATTGTTAGCGCCCCTTTTGCTGACTCCCAAACTGGGGAAGGCTACGTGATTTTTGGCATCAATAACACCCCCACAGATTTGTTACTTAGTAACGAGAATGTTGATGAGAATGTTGCAGCCGAAACAGTTATTGGCCAATTTACTACCACTGACCCCAACGCAAAAGTTCAGAAGTTCACCTATAGCTTAGTTGCTGGTGCTGCGGATAATGATGCTTTCATTATTGATGGTGATACTCTGAAAATTAAGCAATCTCCAGACTTTGAAACCAAGTCAAGTTATCTCATCCAAGTTATAACTACAGACCAAGGTGGACTGTCGTATCAGAAGGAATTGACTATTAATGTTAATGACATCGATGAAACAGGAGGCAATACAGGTACAAATACAGCACCGACAGATTTAGCCTTAAGTGCTACTACTGTTAATGAGAATATTACAGACGAAACTGAAATTGGCACATTTATCACTACTGATCTAGACACAAGTGATACCCACATCTATAGCTTAGTTGATGATGAAAACTATCCTGATAATGCTGCTTTTATCATTAGTGGCAACAGTCTGAAGATCAAAAAATCTCCAGATTTTGAAACTAAGTCAATTTACAACATTAGTGTCAGGACAACGGATGCTGGTGGACTCTCTTTTGTAAAAGAGTTGACTATTAATGTTAACGACATCAACGAAAACCAAGAACCTCCAACTGGTGGAAATACCCAAACTCAAGTAGTCAAGATTGGTGATGATGTTGTTCAAATCATCAGCAATAATAGCAAAGTCAGATTTGAAGCCAACCTTCAAGCCAATAATTCTAATTTGGTTAAGGAATTAGCAGTATTTACCGTTGATGATGCAGATGGTAAAATTAATGGCATTGCCCCTGGTGAGGATGGATATACTCAGGCCGCATTGGCAAGAAGTAAGGTAGTTTTCTCTGCTATTGCTAAAATTCCTAACCAGTTTGATATCAACAATCTCAATAAGTTATTAGAATTGAATGCCAATGATAAATTGAGATTCTATATAGTGGAGGATGGAACAAATGATTCTGTAAAAGCTGGGTTTACTCCTCTTACCAATGTTATTTTCCCTAGCTTATCAAGCCTCAATATTACCCCGTTAGATGATGATAAGTTCTCTGTTGATTTGGGGAATTTG from Anabaena sphaerica FACHB-251 includes:
- a CDS encoding DUF4114 domain-containing protein, giving the protein MSEQVFNISTLNGTNGFTIINGPIHDDHLGYSISNAGDVNGDGIDDIIIGAPLDDPNEENNAGSSYVVFGTNQGFPTTIDISTLNGINGFTLIGGTEGDGSGHSVSAAGDINGDGIDDLVIGAPFADPNGESSGAAYIVFGKNSFSSTPTINLSSLNGTNGFIINGLAAEDELGYKVSNAGDINKDGFDDLIIAAPNVYSNPNGQPGKAYVIFGQSNFNSNFDLTSLNGSNAFVINGLTANDELGFAVSSAGDVNNDGIDDLIIGAHYADPNGSRSGRAYIVFGSEEQFSSTLDLSSLNGSNGFIINGQDDEELGFSVSSAGDVNNDGIDDIIIGAPFAHPNGVTHAAGISYVVFGKDGNFEPILDLSTLDGNNGFAIKGIGESDNSGWAVTGVGDVSGDGIDDFIISANNADPNGESSGQSYVIFGKNNFGSSINLADIDGTNGFVINGKSVWDNLGHSVSGGGDVNGDGIRDLIVSAPFADSQTGEGYVIFGINNTPTDLLLSNENVDENVAAETVIGQFTTTDPNAKVQKFTYSLVAGAADNDAFIIDGDTLKIKQSPDFETKSSYLIQVITTDQGGLSYQKELTINVNDIDETGGNTGTNTAPTDLALSATTVNENITDETEIGTFITTDLDTSDTHIYSLVDDENYPDNAAFIISGNSLKIKKSPDFETKSIYNISVRTTDAGGLSFVKELTINVNDINENQEPPTGGNTQTQVVKIGDDVVQIISNNSKVRFEANLQANNSNLVKELAVFTVDDADGKINGIAPGEDGYTQAALARSKVVFSAIAKIPNQFDINNLNKLLELNANDKLRFYIVEDGTNDSVKAGFTPLTNVIFPSLSSLNITPLDDDKFSVDLGNLVVNINATDKPLSLGTNLQDSSQGENIDLRNVTGLVNAEFTVYREAAFDNYVGFYKVTDETGGIDIDGDGSADILPGQAGYTQAAVNQHLSNFGLTVGNGQTATFSSTLEGGAIYVPFIIANGRPDAVLDSNPNNDPSVYFTYLGANSDRVDHVRLLGDNTFGFEDISGGGDLDYNDMVVQVKLSAIV